Proteins from a single region of bacterium:
- a CDS encoding prepilin-type N-terminal cleavage/methylation domain-containing protein, with product MKRYSISFKNEKGFTLTEIIVVLIIVSILATAALSRFIDMSKAANRAACKVNQLSLQTAQTLLNAKSLIENGESHYASDLNELKPFLRKNLLPSCPSGGSYVIGANGSIFCTIPDHNRE from the coding sequence ATGAAACGTTATAGCATATCTTTTAAAAATGAAAAAGGATTTACTCTTACCGAAATTATTGTTGTTCTGATAATAGTAAGCATACTTGCAACTGCGGCATTGAGCCGTTTTATTGATATGTCTAAAGCAGCAAACAGGGCTGCATGCAAAGTGAACCAGCTCAGCCTTCAAACCGCACAGACTCTGCTGAATGCTAAATCGCTTATTGAGAACGGAGAATCACACTATGCTTCTGATCTTAATGAGCTGAAACCGTTTTTGCGAAAAAATCTTCTTCCGTCATGCCCGTCCGGAGGCAGTTATGTAATAGGGGCAAATGGTTCAATCTTCTGCACAATACCTGATCATAACAGAGAATAA
- a CDS encoding methylenetetrahydrofolate reductase → MNLRQLIESEKFIVTAELGPPQSANGNVIRKKAAYFKGLVDAVNITDNQTAIVRFSSIAAAKILLEENVEPVIQMTCRDRNRIAIQSDLLGAFGLGIENVLCLTGDYPTSGNQPEARPVYDMDSIQLIASVTELNRGVFLSGETMKTPPEFLIGGAANPFAPPFEMRIIRLQKKIKAGVHFIQTQPVFDIEMFIKWMDRVNQLGLSRKTAILAGVMPVKSVKALEYMKSQVPGMRIHPSVIERMAQAEDPREEGINLASDLINQIREIPGIRGIHLMPLMWESITPRLIEKSGLLNR, encoded by the coding sequence ATGAATCTTCGTCAACTGATTGAATCGGAAAAATTTATTGTAACAGCAGAACTTGGGCCTCCTCAAAGTGCAAATGGCAATGTTATAAGAAAAAAAGCTGCATATTTTAAAGGCCTTGTTGATGCTGTAAATATTACGGATAACCAGACTGCAATTGTGCGTTTTTCTTCTATTGCCGCTGCAAAGATATTATTGGAAGAGAATGTAGAACCTGTGATTCAGATGACTTGCCGTGACAGGAACAGGATTGCAATTCAGAGTGACCTGCTTGGGGCTTTCGGCCTTGGTATTGAAAATGTCCTGTGTTTAACAGGGGATTATCCCACAAGCGGGAACCAGCCTGAAGCGAGGCCGGTTTATGATATGGATTCCATTCAGCTTATTGCTTCTGTTACAGAACTGAACAGAGGTGTTTTCCTTTCAGGAGAAACAATGAAAACTCCTCCGGAATTTCTTATAGGAGGTGCGGCAAATCCTTTTGCTCCGCCTTTTGAGATGAGAATAATAAGACTGCAGAAAAAGATAAAAGCAGGTGTGCATTTTATCCAGACCCAGCCTGTTTTTGATATTGAGATGTTTATAAAATGGATGGACAGGGTTAACCAGCTTGGATTGAGCAGGAAAACAGCAATACTTGCAGGAGTCATGCCTGTGAAATCTGTCAAAGCATTGGAATATATGAAATCACAGGTGCCTGGAATGAGAATCCATCCGTCAGTTATCGAGAGAATGGCGCAAGCGGAAGATCCCAGAGAAGAGGGTATAAATCTTGCATCTGATTTAATAAATCAAATACGAGAGATCCCCGGCATAAGAGGGATTCACCTTATGCCTTTGATGTGGGAAAGTATTACACCAAGATTAATTGAAAAGTCGGGGTTGTTAAATAGATGA
- a CDS encoding homocysteine S-methyltransferase family protein: MKKSSRLFDILKQRVVILDGAMGTMLQPHLASGSCMDMANILQPEVVTHVHVQYRDAGTDIISTNTFGASRIKLDAFGFGPRAKDVNIAGADLARKVAGSALVAGVMGPSGKLIEPLGELSFDEAFDAFYEQAKALAQGGVDLFLLETFADLKEIKIAVMAAKEAGPGLPLLASMTYEEGFKTFTGTDPETAATVLTSLGVDAVGVNCSTGPEPMLEVVGRYAVSTNKPIFVEANAGIPILNKGKTTYTVSADEMAQFGEKFVEIGASIVGSCCGSTPEYTKKIAAAVKNKKSVFRPVIHGLRLCSRTNTVHIGTGEPFAVIGERINPTNRDELAESIRQGKVGIIQQEAKLQVKQGAHLIDVNLGVPGIDEAAAMSITIPAIENVAPVPLVIDTSNPEAVEAALLHCSGKPLINSVNGGEESLNAVLPLAKKFGAAVLCLAVDEKGIPKTAEERISVLKKIIARADSLGIDRNDLICDTLTLTVSAQQKRAEQTLFAMMMVKNELGLQNVLGVSNISFGLPQRSLINSTFLAMAMAYGLDAAIMNPGDERMMQTVSAASVLTVRDRDSKNFIAGFKAKKSKGTKKPKQNTENNDNLIFRAILDGNRDEIMPLVEQALEKGTDPLAINNEILIPAIKEVGDMYDRKDIYLPQMILSAETMQRAFKVLEPHFGKEKSEIKGRVVITTVSGDVHDIGKNIVALFLKNHGFEVIDLGKNVQAADIAYAAIKNNADIVGLSALMTTTMVEMPKVIKTLRDAGSKARVVVGGAVVTKRYAREIGADGYAKDGVGAVKEIEKLVSS; the protein is encoded by the coding sequence ATGAAAAAGAGCAGTAGATTATTTGATATTCTGAAACAGAGAGTAGTTATTCTTGACGGTGCAATGGGAACAATGCTTCAGCCGCATCTTGCGAGCGGAAGCTGCATGGATATGGCAAATATTCTGCAGCCGGAAGTAGTTACTCATGTCCATGTGCAGTACAGAGATGCAGGTACGGATATTATTTCTACTAATACGTTCGGTGCAAGCAGAATAAAACTTGATGCTTTCGGATTCGGGCCGAGGGCAAAAGATGTAAATATTGCAGGGGCGGATCTTGCACGAAAGGTTGCAGGTTCTGCACTGGTTGCAGGTGTAATGGGCCCAAGCGGAAAACTTATTGAACCTCTCGGCGAGCTCTCCTTTGACGAAGCCTTTGATGCATTTTACGAGCAGGCAAAAGCCCTGGCCCAGGGTGGTGTAGACCTGTTTCTCCTTGAAACATTTGCAGACTTAAAAGAGATTAAAATTGCTGTAATGGCAGCAAAAGAGGCTGGCCCTGGCCTGCCCCTGCTTGCTTCAATGACTTATGAGGAGGGATTTAAAACTTTCACAGGCACAGATCCTGAAACAGCGGCCACAGTACTGACTTCACTTGGAGTTGATGCTGTGGGAGTTAACTGTTCAACAGGCCCTGAACCCATGCTTGAAGTTGTAGGCAGATATGCAGTGTCTACTAATAAGCCGATTTTTGTGGAAGCGAATGCAGGTATTCCGATTTTAAATAAAGGAAAAACAACCTACACTGTTTCAGCTGATGAGATGGCACAATTCGGAGAGAAGTTTGTCGAGATTGGTGCTTCAATTGTAGGTTCATGCTGCGGAAGCACTCCAGAATATACAAAAAAGATCGCTGCTGCAGTGAAAAATAAAAAATCGGTATTCAGGCCTGTAATTCATGGGTTGCGCCTTTGCAGCAGAACAAATACTGTTCATATCGGTACCGGAGAGCCCTTTGCAGTAATAGGAGAGAGAATAAATCCGACAAACCGTGATGAGCTTGCAGAGAGCATTAGACAGGGCAAAGTTGGGATTATACAGCAGGAAGCAAAACTTCAGGTTAAACAGGGAGCTCATCTTATTGATGTGAATCTTGGAGTACCGGGGATTGATGAGGCTGCTGCAATGTCAATAACAATACCTGCAATTGAGAATGTTGCTCCAGTACCGCTTGTAATTGATACAAGTAATCCTGAAGCAGTTGAAGCAGCTCTTTTACACTGCAGCGGCAAACCCCTTATCAATTCTGTAAACGGAGGTGAAGAGAGCCTTAATGCAGTTTTGCCACTTGCAAAGAAGTTCGGAGCTGCCGTATTATGCCTTGCAGTTGATGAAAAGGGGATACCAAAAACAGCAGAAGAGAGGATAAGCGTACTTAAAAAGATTATAGCAAGAGCTGACTCCCTTGGGATAGACAGGAATGATCTGATTTGTGACACACTTACTCTTACTGTGTCAGCTCAGCAGAAACGTGCTGAGCAGACCCTTTTTGCAATGATGATGGTAAAAAATGAGCTGGGCCTCCAGAATGTTCTCGGAGTTTCAAATATATCTTTCGGCCTGCCTCAGCGGAGCCTGATAAATTCCACGTTTCTTGCAATGGCAATGGCCTATGGATTAGATGCAGCTATTATGAACCCCGGTGATGAACGCATGATGCAGACAGTGAGTGCAGCGTCTGTGCTTACTGTAAGGGACAGGGATTCGAAAAATTTTATTGCGGGTTTTAAAGCTAAAAAATCCAAAGGTACAAAGAAGCCGAAACAAAACACAGAGAATAATGATAATCTAATTTTTCGTGCAATTCTTGACGGAAACAGAGACGAAATTATGCCCCTGGTAGAACAAGCTCTTGAAAAAGGCACGGATCCTCTTGCAATCAACAATGAGATATTAATTCCTGCAATAAAAGAGGTGGGAGACATGTATGACAGGAAAGATATCTATCTGCCGCAGATGATTCTTTCCGCAGAGACTATGCAGAGAGCTTTTAAGGTTTTGGAACCGCATTTTGGCAAAGAAAAGAGTGAAATAAAGGGCAGAGTAGTGATCACAACTGTTTCAGGGGATGTTCACGACATAGGTAAAAATATAGTTGCACTGTTTTTGAAAAATCATGGATTTGAGGTTATTGATCTCGGCAAGAACGTACAAGCTGCTGACATAGCTTATGCAGCAATAAAAAATAATGCAGATATAGTGGGGCTTTCCGCTCTTATGACTACAACAATGGTAGAGATGCCAAAGGTGATAAAAACATTAAGAGATGCCGGGTCCAAAGCCAGGGTTGTTGTAGGCGGAGCTGTTGTTACCAAAAGATA
- a CDS encoding methylenetetrahydrofolate reductase C-terminal domain-containing protein has product MDNNLITREKRERKLFERILSSVMLFAENIFKIPVFKCQRCGECILSHTALICSQKCPKRLRNGPCGGTRENGHCEVYPERKCVWYRIYKRSVLLHRVSFLYRIEKMHNWKLEKTSAWLNVFTGRIDPPILFMKKENESSSTD; this is encoded by the coding sequence ATGGACAACAATTTAATAACACGGGAAAAGAGAGAAAGAAAACTATTTGAGAGAATTCTTTCCTCTGTTATGCTTTTTGCAGAAAACATTTTTAAAATACCTGTTTTCAAGTGTCAGAGATGCGGTGAATGTATTTTGAGCCATACTGCACTTATCTGCAGCCAAAAATGCCCGAAGAGGCTTAGAAACGGCCCGTGCGGAGGCACACGCGAGAACGGCCATTGTGAAGTTTATCCTGAGAGAAAATGCGTATGGTACAGAATTTATAAAAGATCTGTACTGCTCCACAGGGTAAGTTTTCTTTATAGAATAGAAAAAATGCATAACTGGAAACTTGAAAAGACATCAGCATGGCTGAATGTTTTTACAGGAAGAATAGATCCTCCAATACTTTTTATGAAGAAAGAAAATGAATCTTCGTCAACTGATTGA